In Labilibaculum sp. DW002, one DNA window encodes the following:
- a CDS encoding DUF4350 domain-containing protein, giving the protein MKINIPKNALPVIGILIILILMDLFAPQPIDWTRNFNEDDKRPFGCFLLRELIEQELFPEQEFEISRDAIFNYPVLDSLAPNKNYIFVTDDFSPQAWEIKLLLDLVQNGNQIVIATSNLGKVFSDTIHVQFDTEFKFTDLGAKEVQFQNFENPNLKDKNNSKYPKAFDNTTINKFYKDSLIVLGRDNKKRIQLVKVPYGKGNFFISSQPLAFTNFNIVQNKNADYIAGIFSYLPPNPIVWDEYYKPLRAFRSTSPIAFLLSSPPLKMAYYLLLACLILVLIFQGKRKQKMIPILKPIPNTTLEFIKTMGRLYYNRKNHKDIALKKIKYLKEFCKTRYHIDLTTDTLNEVSKRSGISLKTLEILFKQVNQISNSNNISNEELEDLNAKVEYIYKSGK; this is encoded by the coding sequence ATGAAAATAAATATCCCTAAAAATGCACTTCCTGTAATTGGAATCCTCATTATCCTGATTCTAATGGATCTTTTTGCTCCGCAACCAATCGACTGGACAAGAAACTTTAATGAGGATGATAAACGTCCTTTTGGTTGCTTTCTCCTTCGCGAATTGATAGAACAAGAATTATTTCCTGAACAGGAGTTTGAAATTAGCAGAGATGCAATATTTAACTATCCTGTACTTGATAGCCTTGCTCCAAACAAGAATTATATTTTTGTAACAGATGATTTTTCTCCTCAGGCATGGGAAATTAAACTATTATTGGATTTAGTTCAAAATGGAAATCAAATCGTAATTGCCACATCTAATTTAGGTAAAGTATTCTCCGACACCATACACGTGCAATTTGATACTGAGTTTAAATTTACTGATCTAGGTGCTAAAGAAGTACAATTTCAGAATTTTGAAAATCCAAATTTAAAAGATAAAAACAACTCAAAATATCCCAAAGCGTTTGATAACACGACCATAAATAAATTTTATAAGGATAGTTTAATCGTTTTGGGACGAGATAATAAAAAAAGAATTCAATTGGTAAAAGTACCCTATGGCAAAGGGAATTTTTTTATAAGTAGTCAGCCTTTAGCATTCACGAATTTTAATATCGTTCAAAACAAAAATGCCGATTACATAGCAGGTATTTTCAGCTACTTACCTCCTAACCCAATCGTTTGGGATGAATATTACAAGCCTCTTAGAGCTTTCCGATCTACTAGCCCAATCGCATTCTTACTATCAAGTCCACCATTAAAAATGGCGTACTACCTTCTTTTGGCTTGCCTTATTCTTGTTCTTATTTTCCAAGGTAAACGCAAACAAAAAATGATTCCAATCCTAAAACCTATTCCCAATACAACTCTTGAGTTTATTAAAACAATGGGGAGATTGTATTACAATCGTAAAAACCACAAAGACATAGCACTCAAAAAAATAAAATACCTTAAGGAATTCTGTAAAACTCGATACCATATCGATTTAACTACTGATACTTTAAATGAAGTAAGTAAACGATCGGGAATTTCTTTGAAGACTTTGGAAATTCTATTTAAACAAGTAAACCAAATATCCAATTCCAATAACATCTCTAACGAAGAATTGGAAGACTTAAACGCTAAAGTAGAATACATTTATAAATCCGGCAAATAA
- a CDS encoding peptidylprolyl isomerase codes for MKRIYLLILAVLFLTALANAQNPKVEITTSFGTIELEIYEDKAPITAKNFLHHVDQNTFKDACFYRVVRMDNQGNRNTKIEVIQGGLFHDSIVDQIPTIIHENTKQTGVMHTDGVISMARNQPGSASTEFFICVGEQASLDYGGMRNSDGQGFAAFGKVIKGMDVVKQIQVQKDEGQMLIEKIKILSLKRK; via the coding sequence ATGAAACGTATTTATCTTCTTATTCTAGCTGTACTCTTTCTTACCGCATTAGCAAACGCTCAAAATCCAAAAGTAGAAATTACAACTTCGTTTGGAACAATCGAATTGGAAATTTATGAAGATAAAGCTCCCATTACGGCAAAAAATTTTCTGCATCATGTGGATCAGAACACCTTTAAGGATGCCTGCTTCTATCGGGTTGTAAGAATGGATAACCAAGGTAACCGTAATACTAAAATAGAAGTTATTCAAGGAGGATTGTTTCACGATTCAATTGTTGATCAAATACCAACAATCATTCACGAAAACACAAAACAAACTGGTGTTATGCATACAGATGGTGTAATTTCTATGGCCAGAAACCAACCTGGATCAGCTTCTACTGAATTCTTTATTTGTGTAGGCGAGCAAGCTAGTTTAGATTATGGTGGAATGAGAAATTCTGATGGACAAGGATTTGCTGCTTTTGGCAAAGTAATTAAGGGAATGGATGTGGTTAAACAAATTCAAGTACAAAAAGATGAAGGTCAGATGTTAATTGAAAAAATTAAGATCTTATCCCTAAAACGCAAATAA
- a CDS encoding glycerophosphoryl diester phosphodiesterase membrane domain-containing protein, protein MTSNKLQLEKNRDFGELFNDTFLFIKYNFKNLLMGMIYFVIPFALLQGIALGVYQYQALSSISMGQVSNPFTNGGGSAILITYLFMLITYSFSMSFVMQYIKLYKSAEGNDIELKQVWKLMLGVVPKIFLTIIVIGLISGIGFIFLLIPGIYLMICFSLVIPIIVFQGDSLGEALSACFSLIKNNWWLTFGFLLILGLIAGALQFAFQIPTTIYQAMTAFHMVQNEPSSASQSLSILFSIIQSIGASLMQIIPFIGIGILYFSLVEQKQNPALLKELESVGADE, encoded by the coding sequence ATGACAAGCAACAAGTTGCAACTCGAAAAAAACCGCGATTTCGGAGAACTATTTAACGACACATTCCTTTTTATTAAGTACAATTTTAAAAATTTACTTATGGGAATGATCTATTTCGTTATCCCTTTTGCACTATTACAAGGTATAGCACTCGGTGTGTATCAATATCAAGCATTATCATCTATTTCTATGGGACAAGTATCAAATCCATTCACAAATGGAGGAGGTAGTGCAATCTTAATCACTTATCTGTTTATGTTGATTACCTATTCCTTTTCAATGTCATTTGTGATGCAATATATCAAGTTATACAAATCAGCAGAGGGTAATGATATTGAATTAAAACAAGTTTGGAAATTGATGCTTGGAGTTGTGCCAAAAATATTCCTAACAATTATTGTTATTGGACTTATTTCAGGTATTGGCTTTATATTTTTATTAATCCCAGGTATTTATTTAATGATTTGTTTTAGTCTCGTTATCCCTATCATTGTATTTCAAGGTGATTCTCTTGGTGAAGCTCTAAGTGCTTGTTTTTCTCTAATAAAAAATAACTGGTGGCTAACTTTTGGCTTTTTATTAATCCTTGGTTTAATCGCTGGAGCTTTACAATTTGCATTCCAAATACCAACAACGATTTATCAGGCGATGACAGCTTTTCATATGGTACAAAATGAACCTTCATCTGCAAGTCAAAGTTTAAGCATTTTATTTTCAATTATCCAATCAATAGGAGCATCCTTAATGCAGATCATTCCATTTATAGGAATTGGAATTCTTTATTTTAGTCTTGTTGAACAAAAGCAAAATCCTGCATTATTAAAAGAGTTGGAAAGCGTTGGAGCTGATGAGTAA
- a CDS encoding RDD family protein, whose amino-acid sequence MANVGIETTQNVRINFQLASVGERISASLLDLLFLFVVYMIVMLFAGLLGEGFVWLMLFMIPLFFYSLLFEVFMNGQTPGKKILKIKVSTADGSAPSFSNYLIRWMFRLVDISLTYGICGILCIVIGEKGQRLGDILAKTTVIKTKRKVSIENTILVDIPDNYELVFSESKNINEKDLPLFKKVIAQIETLEDPVEKLQFGLRARKNVMEQLGIKTEMQPLQFFKTLIVDYNLIHRDR is encoded by the coding sequence ATGGCAAATGTAGGAATAGAAACAACACAAAATGTTCGTATTAATTTTCAATTGGCGAGTGTAGGTGAAAGGATTTCAGCTAGTTTACTTGATTTATTATTTCTCTTTGTCGTGTATATGATTGTAATGCTTTTTGCGGGGCTATTAGGGGAAGGTTTTGTTTGGCTTATGTTGTTCATGATCCCTTTGTTTTTTTATTCATTGTTGTTTGAAGTCTTTATGAATGGACAAACACCTGGGAAAAAGATCTTAAAAATTAAAGTGAGTACTGCAGATGGATCTGCGCCTTCTTTTTCTAATTATTTGATTCGATGGATGTTTAGGTTAGTTGATATTTCCTTGACGTATGGCATATGCGGAATTCTCTGCATTGTTATAGGCGAAAAGGGACAACGATTAGGTGATATTTTAGCTAAAACAACAGTGATTAAAACGAAACGGAAAGTGTCAATTGAAAATACTATTTTAGTGGATATCCCTGATAATTATGAGCTTGTTTTTTCCGAGTCAAAAAATATTAATGAGAAAGACCTACCTCTATTTAAAAAAGTGATTGCTCAGATTGAGACGCTAGAAGATCCAGTTGAAAAATTACAATTTGGTTTACGCGCACGTAAAAATGTGATGGAGCAGTTAGGAATAAAGACTGAAATGCAACCCTTACAGTTTTTTAAAACATTAATTGTAGATTACAATTTGATTCATCGGGATCGATAA
- a CDS encoding AAA family ATPase translates to MENKPQFKNRIDLAELNHLIGQIKYEIKKVIIGQEKNIDLLLVGLFAQGHVLIEGVPGIAKTLSAKLLAKSISSDFSRIQFTPDLMPSDVLGTTIFNLSTSKFEFNKGPIFSNIILIDEINRAPAKTQSALFEVMEEAQISIDGTTHEMEQPFWVIATQNPIEQEGTYRLPEAQLDRFLMKIEFTYPDELEELEILATKNERKGKNETASISEVLNSEQINELRHQVQEIHIEENLQKYIVQIVQSTRNHPGIILGASPRASVAVMMASKALSAIRGRDFVTPDDIKEVVIPALHHRLILTPEKEMEGVLPKQIIAQIIEGIEIPR, encoded by the coding sequence ATGGAAAATAAACCTCAATTTAAAAACCGCATAGATTTGGCAGAACTCAATCACTTGATAGGCCAAATTAAATACGAAATAAAAAAAGTAATTATCGGACAAGAGAAAAACATTGATCTACTTCTAGTTGGTTTGTTTGCGCAAGGTCATGTTTTAATCGAAGGTGTTCCTGGAATTGCTAAAACCCTTTCAGCTAAATTACTGGCAAAGTCAATTTCTTCCGATTTTTCACGAATTCAATTTACGCCAGATTTAATGCCTTCGGATGTTTTAGGAACTACAATATTTAACCTAAGCACTTCAAAATTTGAGTTTAACAAAGGTCCTATATTCTCTAATATCATTTTGATAGATGAGATTAATCGTGCTCCTGCAAAAACTCAATCGGCACTTTTCGAAGTAATGGAAGAAGCGCAAATTAGTATTGATGGTACAACCCATGAAATGGAGCAACCATTTTGGGTGATTGCCACACAAAACCCTATTGAGCAAGAAGGAACCTACCGTTTACCTGAAGCACAATTGGATCGTTTTCTAATGAAGATTGAATTTACTTATCCTGATGAATTAGAAGAACTTGAAATTCTTGCCACCAAAAATGAGAGGAAAGGAAAAAATGAAACCGCTTCAATTTCCGAAGTATTAAATTCGGAACAGATTAACGAGCTGCGTCATCAAGTACAAGAAATACATATCGAAGAAAATCTTCAAAAATACATTGTACAGATCGTTCAAAGTACAAGAAATCATCCTGGCATTATATTGGGAGCTTCTCCGAGAGCATCCGTTGCAGTCATGATGGCTTCTAAAGCTCTTTCTGCCATCAGAGGTCGTGATTTTGTAACTCCGGATGATATCAAAGAAGTGGTTATTCCTGCCTTGCATCATCGATTAATTTTAACTCCTGAGAAAGAAATGGAAGGTGTTCTTCCTAAGCAAATAATCGCACAAATTATTGAAGGAATTGAAATTCCACGTTAG
- a CDS encoding DUF4129 domain-containing protein, whose product MSKKTLTILFLGWFHFFIGASPILAQETFNSDTLVMDTGQVQLWEKSIPEERIENYRKQSDFNYNLTEVKQETAWGRFVQWLKNWFNFMIKSLGVIWYLRYIILAACGILLIAMIYRSKFTGLFSSHQEISSMEFSDATNPNKVNWEQKIQEALLQKEYRLAVRYHYLSLLKALSRHKIITWKSEKTNYDYIREIKHEKIKTDFIELSELYEAVWYGDFPIAKLDYHQVDDEFARLNILLSQTKEFAS is encoded by the coding sequence ATGAGTAAAAAAACACTTACAATATTATTTCTAGGCTGGTTTCATTTCTTTATTGGAGCCAGCCCTATTTTAGCGCAGGAAACTTTCAACTCGGATACTCTTGTAATGGATACTGGGCAAGTACAATTATGGGAAAAATCCATTCCTGAAGAACGAATTGAAAATTACCGAAAACAAAGCGATTTCAATTACAATTTAACCGAAGTAAAGCAAGAAACTGCTTGGGGACGTTTCGTTCAATGGCTTAAAAATTGGTTTAATTTCATGATTAAAAGCCTTGGTGTGATCTGGTATTTGAGATACATCATTTTAGCTGCCTGTGGTATTCTTCTAATTGCCATGATTTATCGTAGTAAATTCACAGGTTTGTTTAGCTCTCATCAGGAAATTTCATCGATGGAATTTAGCGATGCTACAAATCCCAATAAAGTAAATTGGGAACAGAAAATTCAAGAAGCACTTCTTCAAAAAGAATACCGTTTGGCTGTTCGCTATCATTACTTATCTCTTTTAAAAGCTTTAAGCCGCCATAAAATAATTACTTGGAAATCGGAAAAAACCAATTACGATTACATCCGAGAAATAAAACATGAAAAAATAAAAACAGATTTTATTGAATTAAGCGAATTGTATGAGGCTGTTTGGTATGGAGATTTCCCTATTGCCAAACTAGATTACCATCAAGTTGATGATGAATTTGCACGTTTGAACATTCTATTATCACAAACAAAAGAATTCGCGTCATGA
- a CDS encoding DUF58 domain-containing protein, which produces MKFIKSIYLTQNLYWGLVLLALISILGHFIPLLFPVARLLLLLFFLCLGLDIIILYRSKKGIIASRKCPEKLSNGDDNSISIFVENNYPIATRIDIIDELPVQFQKRDFLYSFQLKTGDDKQFNYNLRPTERGEYHFGLLNVYVSTFLGLIKRRYKIEAEQMLPCYPSFMQMRQYELLAISNRLNDFGVKRIRRIGHQMEFDQIRDYVKGDDYRTINWKATARKSQIMVNQYQDEKSQPVYCLIDTGRSMKMPFNGLTLLDYAINTSLVISNTAVIKNDKAGLICFGKDINAHVPADGRRTQIRKIMEVLYNQKTNYPEPNYELLHSSARRFLRNRSLLMLFANFESLDSMRRQLPYLQGLAKDHLLMVVFFTNTEIKEITQQPAKSIEEIYIKTIGEKFIYDKKLIVKELEKYGIHAILSQPKDLTINTLNKYLEFKSRGLI; this is translated from the coding sequence ATGAAATTCATTAAATCGATATATCTAACACAAAATTTGTATTGGGGACTAGTGCTTTTGGCTCTAATTTCCATTCTCGGGCATTTTATTCCGCTGCTATTTCCAGTAGCACGACTTCTCTTGCTTTTGTTTTTCTTATGCCTGGGTTTGGATATTATTATTCTCTACCGAAGTAAAAAAGGTATTATCGCATCACGAAAGTGTCCAGAGAAGCTATCCAATGGAGATGATAATTCCATTTCAATATTTGTAGAAAACAATTATCCCATAGCAACGAGAATAGATATTATAGATGAATTACCCGTACAGTTTCAAAAAAGAGATTTCCTTTATTCTTTTCAGCTAAAGACTGGTGATGACAAGCAATTCAACTACAACCTAAGACCTACTGAGAGAGGAGAATATCATTTTGGACTTCTGAATGTGTATGTTTCCACTTTTTTGGGATTGATAAAAAGAAGATATAAAATTGAAGCTGAACAAATGCTTCCTTGCTATCCATCTTTTATGCAGATGCGACAATATGAATTACTGGCTATCTCAAATCGATTAAATGATTTCGGGGTAAAAAGAATTAGGCGAATTGGCCACCAAATGGAATTCGACCAAATTCGGGACTATGTGAAAGGGGATGATTACAGAACCATTAACTGGAAAGCAACAGCTCGTAAGTCACAAATAATGGTGAACCAGTACCAAGATGAAAAATCACAACCAGTTTACTGTCTTATTGATACTGGCCGATCAATGAAAATGCCTTTTAATGGCTTAACGCTTCTTGATTATGCAATCAATACGAGCTTAGTTATTTCCAACACTGCGGTGATTAAAAATGATAAAGCAGGTCTAATTTGTTTTGGGAAAGATATTAATGCTCATGTTCCAGCTGATGGAAGAAGAACCCAAATAAGAAAAATAATGGAGGTTCTTTACAATCAGAAAACCAATTATCCTGAGCCAAATTATGAGTTACTGCATAGTTCTGCCCGACGATTTCTTCGAAACAGAAGTTTACTAATGCTGTTTGCAAATTTTGAAAGTCTCGATTCAATGAGACGCCAACTACCATACTTGCAAGGCTTAGCAAAAGATCATTTGTTAATGGTTGTCTTTTTCACAAACACTGAGATTAAAGAAATAACGCAACAACCTGCAAAAAGTATAGAAGAAATTTACATTAAAACCATCGGAGAGAAATTTATCTACGACAAAAAATTAATCGTAAAAGAATTGGAAAAATATGGAATTCATGCGATATTGAGTCAACCAAAAGACTTGACTATTAACACACTCAATAAATATCTCGAATTTAAGTCAAGAGGATTGATTTAA
- a CDS encoding DUF7670 domain-containing protein, which translates to MDKRMLFQDQPSQFYLLFARIIGSLITGIFILFMVPEFITLLSTGQTNNEGWVLVFYILSIIYGIGFLISFWKPGLGGFLLVSSSILITLYAFIDSNSFFVLLLFIPLSFAGILFLIHWKKSKSYNA; encoded by the coding sequence ATGGATAAAAGAATGCTATTTCAAGACCAACCATCGCAATTTTATCTTCTTTTTGCGCGTATTATTGGAAGTTTAATAACTGGTATATTTATTTTATTTATGGTACCAGAGTTCATCACTTTATTAAGCACGGGGCAAACGAATAATGAAGGCTGGGTACTCGTTTTTTATATTCTTTCGATAATTTACGGTATTGGTTTTTTAATCAGCTTTTGGAAACCTGGCTTAGGTGGTTTCCTTTTGGTTAGCAGTAGTATATTAATTACACTCTACGCCTTTATCGATTCAAATAGTTTCTTTGTTCTATTGCTTTTTATTCCCCTATCTTTTGCTGGAATTCTTTTTCTTATTCATTGGAAAAAAAGTAAATCCTATAACGCTTAA
- a CDS encoding stage II sporulation protein M, protein MKEVVFLDRNSKKWKEFENLLANESHSDPDAIADLYIQLTDDLSYAQTFYPNSSTTDYLNQLSVGIHQQIYKNQKAKKGKFKQFWTTDLPLILFQTRKQLLYSLLIFLVSTLLGVVSTSNDQSFVRAILGDDYVNMTIDNIKKGDAMAVYKQEGQTQMFLGITINNIKVSFMAFVFGIFTAFGTGYVLFNNGIMLGSFTYFFVENGLFWESTRVIWIHGTLEISAIILAGGAGIVLGNSIIFPGTLPRKTSMQIGVSKGIKIIVGIIPMFIAAGFLEGYITRHTEMPMWLSWFIIVCSLLFVIWYFIINPKRVYQKISNS, encoded by the coding sequence ATGAAAGAAGTAGTTTTCCTGGATCGCAACAGTAAAAAATGGAAAGAATTTGAAAATCTTCTTGCTAATGAATCACATAGTGATCCGGATGCCATTGCCGATTTATACATTCAGTTAACGGATGATTTATCGTATGCACAAACTTTTTACCCTAACTCTTCAACAACTGATTACCTAAATCAATTAAGTGTAGGTATTCATCAGCAGATCTATAAAAATCAGAAAGCCAAAAAAGGAAAATTTAAACAGTTTTGGACTACAGACTTACCCTTAATCCTTTTTCAAACAAGAAAACAATTACTGTACTCTTTATTAATATTTCTTGTATCAACACTTTTAGGTGTTGTTTCTACAAGTAACGATCAGTCTTTTGTGCGTGCTATTCTTGGTGATGACTATGTAAATATGACCATTGATAATATTAAAAAAGGAGACGCAATGGCTGTATACAAACAAGAGGGACAAACTCAGATGTTTCTTGGAATTACCATTAACAACATAAAAGTTTCGTTCATGGCATTTGTTTTCGGCATATTTACTGCCTTTGGCACAGGTTACGTTCTTTTCAATAATGGAATAATGCTGGGCAGTTTTACCTATTTCTTTGTTGAGAATGGATTATTTTGGGAAAGCACACGAGTTATCTGGATACATGGAACGCTTGAGATATCAGCGATTATTCTAGCAGGAGGAGCAGGAATTGTTTTGGGAAATAGCATTATTTTCCCAGGCACCCTACCTCGTAAAACATCTATGCAAATAGGAGTTAGTAAAGGAATTAAAATTATTGTTGGAATCATTCCCATGTTTATCGCTGCCGGATTTTTAGAAGGCTATATAACACGACATACCGAAATGCCGATGTGGCTAAGTTGGTTCATTATTGTCTGTTCCCTACTGTTCGTTATTTGGTATTTTATTATTAATCCCAAACGAGTATATCAAAAAATAAGCAATTCATAA
- a CDS encoding metallophosphoesterase: MYDIIGDIHGEANTLKHMLLSLDYVEGEEGYFHPERKAVFVGDFVDRGPDIFETLSIVRKMVTAGNAFAVVGNHELNVLAYYTKDEDGLFLREHSLKNRTQIKKTYEEFKLDKPKRKSYLKWLRSLPLFLEFDNFRIVHACWDQDAIDLLKKENPENCLNKQFLRKIYFERGKLFKATMLLLKGREFNFPDDMILKDAYGFKRSAYRIKWWEPMEGKSFEDISFGNRFHLPEYTIPSQLCKEIPLYPETELPVFFGHYCLGDNAGLVRNNLCCVDGCVANGGILVAYRMDAKELKQNNIISVKKVRSAQV, encoded by the coding sequence GTGTACGATATAATTGGAGATATTCATGGTGAGGCAAATACATTGAAACATATGTTGCTGAGTCTTGATTATGTGGAGGGAGAAGAGGGATATTTTCATCCTGAAAGAAAAGCTGTATTTGTGGGTGACTTTGTAGATCGTGGGCCTGATATTTTTGAAACCCTATCTATTGTTCGTAAAATGGTGACTGCAGGAAATGCTTTTGCAGTGGTAGGAAACCATGAGTTAAATGTTCTTGCTTATTATACGAAAGATGAGGATGGACTTTTTTTACGAGAACACAGTTTAAAAAATAGAACACAAATAAAGAAAACTTACGAAGAGTTCAAATTAGATAAACCAAAGCGTAAATCATACCTTAAGTGGCTTCGCAGCTTGCCTTTATTTTTAGAGTTTGATAATTTTCGTATTGTGCATGCGTGTTGGGATCAGGACGCTATTGATCTATTGAAAAAAGAAAACCCTGAAAATTGCCTAAACAAACAATTTTTGAGAAAGATTTATTTTGAAAGAGGTAAACTTTTTAAAGCAACAATGCTTTTACTTAAAGGGCGTGAGTTTAATTTTCCGGATGACATGATATTGAAAGATGCTTACGGATTCAAACGTTCGGCTTATAGAATTAAATGGTGGGAACCAATGGAAGGGAAGAGTTTTGAAGATATTTCCTTTGGGAATCGATTTCATTTGCCTGAGTATACAATACCCTCTCAACTTTGTAAGGAAATTCCTTTGTACCCAGAAACAGAATTACCTGTGTTTTTTGGACATTACTGCTTAGGCGATAATGCTGGACTTGTAAGAAATAACTTGTGTTGCGTTGATGGATGTGTAGCAAATGGTGGAATCCTTGTAGCCTATAGAATGGACGCCAAGGAATTGAAGCAGAATAATATTATTTCGGTGAAAAAGGTAAGGAGCGCACAAGTTTAA
- a CDS encoding HAD family hydrolase codes for MNKIKVIAFDADDTLWVNEPYFRESELEFCNLLKNGMGIDEVTEELFATEIGNIPLYGYGTKAFVLSMIETGLKISKGKMNAKTIEAILQIGKNQINKPIELIDGVIEVLENLQNKYRLIVATKGDLLDQERKLKKSGLLKYFHHIEVMSDKKEEDYQKLIQHLDIHPEQFLMIGNSLKSDILPVVNLGGEAIHVPFHTTWEHELIEDNDLEKINVKELECIVELLELV; via the coding sequence ATGAATAAAATTAAAGTAATTGCTTTTGATGCGGATGATACACTTTGGGTAAACGAACCTTACTTTAGAGAATCTGAATTGGAATTCTGTAATCTTTTAAAAAATGGAATGGGCATTGATGAGGTTACTGAAGAGTTGTTTGCTACCGAAATAGGAAATATTCCTTTGTATGGCTATGGAACAAAAGCTTTTGTTTTATCGATGATTGAAACTGGTTTAAAAATCAGCAAAGGAAAGATGAATGCCAAAACAATAGAAGCCATTCTGCAGATTGGCAAAAATCAAATTAATAAACCAATTGAATTGATTGATGGTGTTATAGAAGTCTTAGAAAATCTTCAAAATAAATACCGTTTAATTGTGGCAACAAAAGGAGATTTACTAGATCAAGAAAGAAAATTAAAGAAGTCTGGTCTGCTAAAGTATTTTCATCATATCGAGGTGATGAGCGATAAAAAAGAAGAAGATTATCAGAAATTAATTCAGCATTTAGATATTCATCCCGAACAGTTTTTGATGATTGGGAATTCATTAAAATCAGATATATTACCTGTTGTAAATTTAGGTGGAGAAGCAATTCATGTTCCTTTTCATACTACTTGGGAGCATGAATTAATAGAGGATAATGATTTGGAGAAGATAAATGTAAAAGAATTAGAGTGTATTGTAGAATTGCTTGAATTGGTATAG